The Microcoleus sp. FACHB-672 genomic interval CCGAAACTCGCGACTCATCGCATCCCCTGCCGTTAGCCGCACTAAGGCTTCCTGCAAATCGGTCAGCCGGTCGTAGGCGCTGGCATTGCGGACTCCAAACCAGCCCAGCAGTGCGATCCACAAACCGCCAATTCCTTCTCTTCCCCCCAGTAAAACGGCAGTTAATCCCAACAGAATCGCCCCCCAGCCTAGGGCTTTACCGGCTTTCGCAGCCCAATGAACGCCGGCAAAGCGATCGCCGGTCACTTTCCACACGGCTGCTTTAACAATCTGTCCCCCATCTAAAGGCAGGCCGGGGATTAGGTTAAATAAAGTCAAAATCAAGTTGATATGGGTGAGATGCTCTGCAATAATCTTCACCGGCAACGGCCCTGGTAGCTGGGCTAATGCACCAAACAGAAAGCACAAGATCAAACTTACCGCAGGGCCGGCGATCGCCACCTGAAACGCTTTGCCCGGTGTTTTTGATTCTTGATCAATCGAGGCAACTCCACCAAATAAAAATAACGTAATGGAATTAACTTTAATGCCTTGGGAACGCGCGACTAAACTGTGGCCTAATTCGTGGAGTAATACGGAAGCGAACAGCAATAGCGCCAACACAAGGCCGGCACTCCAGGCGACAACG includes:
- a CDS encoding site-2 protease family protein, with the protein product MQSGWRIGYLFGIPLYIDSSWFIILALLTLANGADWQNQHPEWGSVVAWSAGLVLALLLFASVLLHELGHSLVARSQGIKVNSITLFLFGGVASIDQESKTPGKAFQVAIAGPAVSLILCFLFGALAQLPGPLPVKIIAEHLTHINLILTLFNLIPGLPLDGGQIVKAAVWKVTGDRFAGVHWAAKAGKALGWGAILLGLTAVLLGGREGIGGLWIALLGWFGVRNASAYDRLTDLQEALVRLTAGDAMSREFRVVDAEMTLREFADQYLLIEGGASEKPFYAASNGRYRGMIVTDDIRFVERSLWEKQTLHHIARPFADLITVDEKTPIVEAINRLEIHQLRRMTVLSPAGAVAGVIDRGDIVQAVCQKLNLPIPEAEIKRIKQEGDYPQGLQLATIAKATADVVAHKKS